ATCTGTGGATGACTTTTTTACGGCATTACGCAACCTGGCAAAGCGCTGTAGCTATAACAGCCCGCTCGTCGAGGACCGCCTTGTTCGCGACAGATTCGTCGTAGGCATACGTGACGAGAAACtgcaaggtaaatacatctggtagcgaagcttccatagaagcccatacgttcaaaacatggttgcttaccggcggttcatggggcttagcgccatctgtgtgaggagggaacacttccggcgtaagaaaaaataatttgacgtcatatccgttaaaaacagaagtgacgtcattttgttctcataggcgcgaaatttgttttcggaggcctgccattagagctgtatattcgaatgccccgccattcgacttcatgggcgttccgagttttcagcgcgaaaaacgatgccggaaaagatcagccgtacgggtctcgaaatcgcatcgctgcacagaacatactttctttggaggccgacgaacgctttgggcgtagattgcgtagagtgctcgtcctttcgtcggacgccaagcccgtcggccagcgctgttgcacgaaaacaactaaagtaaacaatcactacttttgactgcacaggttaagaaacaataaaagtacccgcgtcacctaattcagacaaacgccgacatgcaaaacaacacgacatgtgaggggggcgtattgtaacaggcgaactttacgagcgcgcctttccacgcactgaagagttgcatggcattgcaagtgatagcggcgtcaacgcccgccactatcgatgggcgctctcacggtgggccctggaaaaatgtatttattgataataatctagtaaaatacagttgtattttttctcgtcatgcgtatataaaatgaattaggaattttattttcgttgaatgaatttaactgcgtctcgctttaatttaaaaacgcttttttctttcccagtgtttattccctccaaacatagtcgcgcttcaatcgctgctcccataaccacccttgctgatgtcggtgacaattggttctgaaccgcttttcgcccgaagcttcgcgacctatgtggatcgaccttggaaacTGTCTGATCAATTGTGCCTGTGCACAAAACTTACCGCTGAGGAAGCACTGTGCCAAGCCCGCATACACGAGGACGCAGAAAAAGAGCGGTTATCACGCGCTAGATTGACAATGGATAACGCTCTTGCCGAAACGCTAAACATTGACTCGGCTCGGCGAAACGATACGCCCACCCCTTCGCCACGTTTTCGCGACCAGTCTGAGCAACCGGCTAGGTTATCATGTGGCTTTTGTGGACGACAGCGTCACTCTCGAAAAGACTGCCCAGCCAGAAAATCAGTTTGCCACCACTGTAGAAAGCTAGGCCATTTTGCCGAAGTGTGCTTGAAGAAGAATAGAAATGAGCTACTGGATTCCGTCGAACTTCACAACGTGGATTCACGACGTGCAAATTACATAGACATACTAGTGAACGGGCACCCGGCCGAGTTTAAGATAGACTCTGGCGCGgaagtctctgttgtctcgcCGTCTTTTCCAGGCCGACCGCGGGTGCTGGATGATGTTGAAGGGGAAGTCTTGGGCCCTGGCGAACAGAGTCTGCGCGTTCTTGGTACCTTTAAAGCAACCTTACAGTGGGGTGATAAGTCCACAGTGCAGACCTTGTACGTGGTTGAACGTCAGCGCACTCACCTGCTTGGGCTCCCTGCAATTGAAGCCCTTGGTGTTGTTCACTTCCTGGATTCTGCCGAGTGCGTTCATTCCCCCACAGCCAAGATTTTCCAAGGGTTGGGAAAATTTCGGCAAGCCGAATATCGCATTCGCATTAAACCCGGCGCTCGTCCATTTTCCTTGAGCGCCCCAAGGAGGATTTCAATTCCTTTATACGACGTTGTCAAGAAAGAGCTGGACGACCTGGAGTCGCAGGACGTCATAAGGAAGGTAGAGACGCCAACTGAGTGGTGCTTCGGGCTTGTAGTCGTGCCCAAATCATCGGGCGGCTACAGAATCTGCGTCGATCTGACGAAGCTGAACGAAGTCATCGAAAGGGAGCGCTTTATCTTGCCGACGGTGGAACAGATCCTCGGCCAGTTGGGTGGAGCGCGAGTATTCTCCAAGTTGGATGCGCGGTCTAGTTTCCATCAGGTGAAGCTGAGAGCCGACAGCCGGGAACTCACGACATTTATAACGCCGTTCGGCCGCTACTGTTACAAGAGACTCCCTTTTGGTATTTCCACGGCATCAGAGTATTTCCAGCAGTTAATGTCGAGGGTTCTTGAGCGCTTGCCTGGGGTCGtgaacctgattgatgacattctAATCTTTGGGAAAGACCGTCAAGAGCACGACGACCAGCTGGCTGCAGTCCTTGCTCGCCTTGAGGAGGAGGGTGTCTCCCTTAACGAAAAGAAGTGCGCGTTTCGGGTCAGCTCGGTCAAGTTCCTTGGAGTAGTGATTGGGGCAGACGGGATCTCGCCAGACCCGGACAAGGTGAAGGCTGTCAGGGATCTGCCGCCACCGACCAACGTCAGCGGAGTACGACGATTACTGGGAATGACCAATCACGTCGCACGGTTTATACCTCACCTATCCGACGTTACGGAGCCCATTCGTTCCCTCCTAAACAAGAACAGCACCTGGACTTGGGGTCCCAATCAAGAAAAAGCCTTCTCACGCCTCAAGTTGCTGTTGAGCTCCGACACGTGCATGGCAAAATACGATCCTTGCTACCACACTGTAGTATCCGCGGATGCCAGCTCCTACAGTCTGGGAGCTGTGCTGCTACAGGACCAGCCTGAAGGTACTCGACGGGCTGTAGCGTATGCTTCAAGAGCGCTTACTCCGACGGAAGCACGTTATAGTCAAACAGAAAAGGAAAGCCTCGCGGTGGCTTGGGCCATTTCACGGTAAGACCAGTTCCTTTGCGGCCTAAGCTTCGAGGTAGAGACAGATCACCTTCCTCTGGTCACCCTTTTGGGTAACAAGGACCTAGAACTCGTGCCGCCTCGCATACAACGAATGCGAATAAAACTGATGCGATATCAGTACGTGGTGAAATATGTGCCTGGAAAGCACTTAGCTACGGCGGACACTTTGTCACGAGCTCCCTCTGATTTGCCAGCTACTCGCATGGTAGGCACCCTGGAGTTGTTTGTCGGTGAAGTGTTCAAGGAATTACCGCATCTTGTAGCAAGGCGGCTAGAAGATGTCCGCATACACCAAGCCCAAGATGGAGTCTGCTCTGCGGTCATGACGTACTGCATGAAAGGATGGCCAGACAAAAACAAGGTGCCCCTGCAGATCACTCCATTttggaaggagagggacagaTTGAGCATATACGACGGCATCCTTCTGCTGGACCAACGACTTGTCATTCCTTCAGCCTTGCGCCAGGACATTCTCGCCCTCTTACACGAAGGACATCAGGGAGTGCGCCGTTGCCAAGAACGGGCCAGGGAGTCTGTTTGGTGGCCTAACTGTAACATGCATGTTGAGCATATGGTGACCCAATGTGCCATATGCGCCGAGACTCGAGTTCAGCGTTCTGAGCCTTTGTTGACCACGGTTACACCCGACAGACCGTGGACAGCACCTTGGCATCGATCTGTTTCAACTTAAAGGCTGCGATTACGTCCTGATTGTTGATTATTATTCCAGGTTTCCCGAAGTAGTCTCAGTGGGGTCCACCATGGCACCAGCCGTTATCTCGGCGATCAAGAGCTGCATTGCCCGTTTTGGCATACCGGACATCGTCCGGACCGACAACGGACCGCAGTTTGTGTCCAACGAGTTCGCCGAGTTTGCGCGGTCATACGGCTTCCGTGACGAGACCAGCAGCCCGAGGAACCCCCAGAGCAATGGAGAGGCAGAGCGCATGGTGCGCACAATGAAAGACTTGCTCTTCAAAGGTCCTGATCCCTACCTTGCCTTACTGTCGTACCGCGACACGCCCGGTCCCAACGGTATTTCCCCGGCTCAAGCCCTGATGGGACGGAAATTACAAACTCGTCTCCCGAAACTACCGGAACAACTGGTGCCGTCGTTACCATGCCACACGAGTTTCAGGGAAAAGGACTCGTGGAAGAAGGCACGCCAAGCGATGAACTACAATCGCCATCATGCTTCAAGCCAATTGGCCCCTTTGAGTCCTGGAGACTATGTATGTGTCACTGACACACGCTGTAGTGGTGAAGTACTCTCACAGGCTCAGCGTCCACGGTCCTACCTGGTTCAGACCCCCAGAGGCGTCCTTCAGCGTAATCGTCGACACCTGGTATTTCATTCATCGGAAGCGACCCCACCTCAACTGGCAGCTTCTCCGCCTGTCACTCCCGAGATCATGCAGCCTGCAGCACCTCGGGAAGATCCATCGCAGACGGAAGTGACACCGCAGGAAACGCTGACACAGACTCGCAGCGGTCGGACTTGTAGGGACCTGTCCCATAAAGGGTGAAAAGGAGGGATGTAGAGGTCGCCACCTGTGTGCCTTGAGCAAGTGGCCATAAGGCGGCGCTACAAGGACCTGATATATATAAGGGGCTCTGGGAGAGTGGGAATAaagttttttgttttggtttccgcTTGCCAGTAGTCCGCATCGTCCCTCGAGTACTATGCTGAACACCGTACGCTATCATCTGCATTCgctatgaccgaggacgccggcccctcgcgagctgcTCCTGCTCCCACACCTGTCATGTTATCTGGGGTGTttcgtcagcgtgatcctccagtcttcagtggcactgacggtcaagacgtggaagactggctggccgagtatgaacgtgttagcgctcacaaatgggatgaccgcgacaaccTGACTTACGCCATATTTTACCTTGCCGACGTGGCCAActtgtggttcaagaaccacgaagctgatttatcacctggtcagcgttcaaagagaccctcgtttcgtttttcgggcggccagcggtgcgcaagcttcgcgctgaacacagcctccgcggacaaTCTCAACAAACcggtgagaccttcacaagctacattgaggatatcatcggcctctgtaggcgggtgaagcgtccatgtcggaacctgagagaatcaaacacataatgaaaggcataaacgatgacgcctttcatatgctcgtggccaaaaacccacagagcgttactcaggttattgaactttgccaaagttttgacgagctgcgtaaacagcgcatcaccATACGTGGCCctggaatgcaaccggctgacctttcagctttggctcccagcagcgcttgtattgactacacctccttgctgcctcaaattcagcaatacgtacccgaggaagttgcacgtcagctctctcttgtggcatcggtcaccgagcctctccccacactggaccagtcgcttcgtcgagttgtccagacgcaagttgctgaggccctgccgtcccctgcttcgccgccgcaagttacggcacCGCTACAAGTTACGCCTACGGTGCCGCTACAGGTTACGGCGCCGCTCACTTATTCTGAGGCCCTTACACGGTCTCATGCCCACCGACGCCACTCCCATCCAGCcaagccaccaacttctacacgaCGCCAAGTCctgtacggccggtttacgtaccgttctcgcatccTATACCCCCTatcaacccctggcgcactccggacaaccggccagtgtgctaagcatgcggtattccgggacatgttgcgcgcctctgttgccgccgcggactctattttcgcgatggcgctcccaaccttggccatgtccctcaacaagctacacaccgtcttacatctgatGCAACGGACTCGTATTCCCGTCGCCCCGCCTTCAATTCatgccgatctccttctccccgccgccgctcccttttcCCCGtgattcgccgttccaaccatgcccaggaggaaaactagcagcagcagttcctgaggcaagaactgcgccgacgtcgaaatttgcaaggcctcttctttcgccgcctaacgagactGTAGTGTTTCTAGatggtgtcgcgacgaacgctcttgttgacacaggagcagctgtttgtgtgattagtgagtttctatgccgcaaactgaacaaagtgacgacttcgctttttttgatatttcgctatgcacagcgagctcgcagcacgtcaagccttcggccacctgcaccgctcgtgttttaattcaagatgcgctctacgtTGTCGagtttgtcgtcctttctcatgcgtcgcatgacgttatcttgggctgggacttcctttccgcgcatcatgcagttgtaGACTGCGCTCgggcacaactcgccttgtctccgttctgtaccacAACCGTCGATACCCCTCGCCCGTCTCCTAAAcaggttgtcgctgctgacgtcgtcatccctTTAGTGTCCGttacctgtgacgctgtccccaattccaCTGCACTTTTTGcaccgtctgaggaatgtgcgcgtcgccggaaccTTGTCCTgccgtttgcagtcgtcacacttgatgatgattccggtgccgtttacgcgtgcaatccgtttccctgcccttcaactctattacatggcgaatctgttgggcgtctcgacacgtttgatgccatctttccgtttgatgcgccttgcgatacgaccccactgcctatcggcgccgtcacttctgccgccgtTCCCGCCTACCCCGCCTCACCCGACCACGCCatcttgttgcgcagcgtcgataacgcgctcccgcaaacTCAGCgaaatcagctcgttcaactgaTTGACCGTTTTCGGGCCTCTTTCGACCTCAGACAACCTTGTTTGGGgggcacgtcagcggttgttcaccttATTGACACCGGTcgccatgctccactgcgtcagcgtccgtACCGAGAGTCCCAAGCCGAACGCCGCGTCAttagtgaacaagtcgatgacatgctgcaacgtggcgtgatccagcagtcacacagtccttgggcttctccggtcgtactggtgcggaaaaaggacggctcaatcagattttgcgtggattaccgccgactaagcaagatcactcgtaaggatgCTTATCCTCTATAC
This Dermacentor silvarum isolate Dsil-2018 chromosome 6, BIME_Dsil_1.4, whole genome shotgun sequence DNA region includes the following protein-coding sequences:
- the LOC119456556 gene encoding uncharacterized protein LOC119456556; the protein is MAPAVISAIKSCIARFGIPDIVRTDNGPQFVSNEFAEFARSYGFRDETSSPRNPQSNGEAERMVRTMKDLLFKGPDPYLALLSYRDTPGPNGISPAQALMGRKLQTRLPKLPEQLVPSLPCHTSFREKDSWKKARQAMNYNRHHASSQLAPLSPGDYVCVTDTRCSGEVLSQAQRPRSYLVQTPRGVLQRNRRHLVFHSSEATPPQLAASPPVTPEIMQPAAPREDPSQTEVTPQETLTQTRSGRTCRDLSHKG